Part of the Candidatus Chlorohelix allophototropha genome, ATCCCCCGCTTTTCACAAGAATTGCACGGGTAATGGTGAGCGTGCTTGGCAGGCGTATGGTGAAAACAGTACCTACTCCCCGCTCCGATTCAACTTCGATGATGCCTTTTAGCGCCGCTACATTAGCCTGTACTACATCGAGACCGATACCACGTCCTGAAATTTCGCTGATTGTTACGGAAGTGCTGAAACCGGGTATGAACATTAGGTTATAAATTTCCGAGAGGGTCGGGTTTGAATCTGGTCTTAACAAACCTTTTTCCATACCTCGGAGAAGGAACATTTCAGTGTCAATACCTGCGCCATCGTCGCGTATTTCAATTACTACTTGAGTACCCTCGGTGCGTGCCGTAAAAGTCACCGTACCTTGACGCGGTTTATCCAGCGCTTCCCGCTCCTCCGGCATTTCAATCCCATGATCTACTGCATTTCGTATCAGGTGTAAAAGTGGATCCCCGATTTCTTCAATGATTGTTTTATCAACCATTGTAGTATCGCCTGAAACTAGGAATTGCACTTCTTTGCCCTCTCCTGCCGCTACTGTTCGAGCGGTTCGGTACAAGCGTGGCGTAAGAGTGGAGAGAGGAACGAGGCGGATTTTCACCAATTTATCTTGCAAATCGTCGGTGATGCGCCCTTGTTGCATAGTCAGGTTTTCGAGGTCGTTACGCAGCGTTTCAAGGTCTCTTTGCATTGTGGAAAGGTCGGAGACAGTTTCAGTCATTTGGCGAGAAAACTGGTGGAACTCGGTATAGCGATCCATTTCCAGCGTATCAAATTCTTCGCCGTAAGCATCGGGTGCAAATCTGTTGCCATAACCGGAAAATTCGGGTATAGCGGTTGCACTTCCGGTTGAAACACCGGCGCTTTTCAATAGTTCTACTTCATAGCGGGTTTCAAGCTCACGAGTAAGTCGCTGCAAACGTTTAAGCGAAAGGTTTAATTCTTCTACTACCCGGTTATATACCTGAGAATTTTGTTCTAGCACGGTGCGGTTGATAACCAATTCGCCTACTTGGTTCAGCATTTCATTTAGCCGTTTAATCGGGACGCGCACCTCAATTTCCACATCTAGCGGACCAGAAACAGGAATTCGTGTTTCTTCCGGTTGAACCGTTTGCTCAACCTCTAGCGCCGCTATTTCCTCATCTCTTACGGCATGTAGCGTCGGTATCTCAAATTCAGCAGTTGCTTGTGTCTGTGCTCCCTTAAATATAAATGCGCCCCCCTTGGATTCTTCTTCTTCCTCGCCGATAATGGCGGCATAGCGCGGGCGTAATTCATTAAGAGTAGCAGGGTTTTCCGGGCGACCTCGTTCGAGACCGCGGGCGGTGTTATCAATATAGTTAAAGGTAACGAATAAAAGCTCAACTGTCTCCTTATTGACTTCCATTAAGCCGTCATAAAGGCGATCCAGCAAGTCCTCCATTAGATGAGAGGTTTGGCTGATTACGGTGAAACCAACCATTGCTGCTGACCCTTTAAGGGTGTGGGCAGTACGTCGGATTTCCCGAATGATTTCCCGGTTGGTAGGTTCTTTTTCGAGTCGTCCGAGGTAGAGATCAAGGTTCTGAATATGTTCACGCGCCTCCCCGGCAAAAACTTCTGCCAGTTCGGTGTCTAATTCAACTCCAGAAGGAGGTGTTGCCGTTGCAGTGCTTCTTTCATTGCCAAAACGGGCAATCGGAGAGTTAGTTATTTCTGATTCAAGCTGAATATTTGCTAGTTCTGATTCAGCTTCTAGGGCAAATATTTCTTCATCGCCTTGTGGGATAGGCGTAGGTGTAAAGGCTGATGCTGCATTGCGGTGTGGTTCAAGCAAAAAATTAAGATCGGCTACGGCGCTACGCAACATTTCGCCTATTTCCGGGCTTGTCGGCAAATTTCCGTTCTCAACCGCACCGCTAATTTCTTCGATGATAGTTATCTGGTCGGCAATTTTCGCTAAACCCATCATCTCAGCCGCTTTACGTAGCATTGCAGAAGTTTGGTTCAATTGTGAGGCAGTGCCATCAATGTGACTTTGCTCCCCAAAATTTTGGGTTAATTGGCTGATTCTGTCAATATCACCTTGCGCTTCTGCTAAAAATATCGGACCCGGTTCAAAACCAAACCCGGTAGTATCCATTGCTTCCAGCGCCGCTATATCCTCTTCGCTTAAATCGCCCAAGTCTCCGATTTGTCCCTGCCGCAGTTGTTGAAGGGCAGCCTCTACTGCTTCTACTTCATGAAAACTCATCCCAATGAGTTTTTCTTCTGGGGCAGGTTCGATATCGGCGGCTTCCAGTTCGGTGAATAGCTGTGAGGCTTCGTGGAAATCAGCAAGTTTTTCCTCACTACCAAGCGGAGGCACTGCATTGATCTCACCGAGGTGGCTAATATCATTGAATTCGCGTGAAGCCAATTCTTTGTCAATCGAGACCAGCAGTTCATCATCATTAACTACCAGTTCGGAGGGTAACATAGCTCCTACAACATCGTTTGGGTTACCTTCAAGATGCGGCAAAATTTGCTCTTGTAGCTGATTGACCTGTTCTTCTACATTGTTGGCGCTTAGAATTTCTTCAATTTCGTGGAAATCATCAATTGAGGTGATTTCATCTTCGGCGCTTTCAGGAGTGTTATCCATCCAAGCAGGAGGAATCGAATCGAGTTGATGTGGTGGGGTATGGTTATAACCGCCGGAGGTTATATCACGAATCCTCCTATCCATTTCATCCTGTAGTTCATCAAGTTCCATAGGTATTTGATCTGGTTCAAAAACTACATCAAATGACGATTGAGAAGGGATATAAATGGGTGTTGGATAAGGCAATATATTATCTGCTATTGCAGGTGGCGGTACAGGAATATTTTCTTCGAAATCGTTGAATATTACATCATATAAAGGTGAACTGGTCCAATCGATTGAATTAGGCTGTAAAACAGGGTCGGCGTTGTGCTTGCTTTTAGGGTGTTCTGTATTAAAACCAAAACCCAGTGAAATATTCGACAAGTCCGGTAGCGGTTCTGAATTATCCCCTTCAGGTGTATCCTTTATTTGGCTAAATTCCAAAATCAAATCGTCCAGAGTTTCGCGCTGTCTCGTTCGAGAGGAATTTGTTAAAGGAGGGGAAGCAGGTGTAATAGGTGGTTCCCACGTCGGAGAAAAGGTTGGCATCTCATCAAAAACGTCCCATTCGAGTGGCGCGGACGCTGACGCTGGAGTTGGCTCTGGTGTTTCGCTGCTAAGTTCTTGGCGTTTGCTATCTATCAGATTTGCCAAGTTTTGCACTCGACTGAGCATTTGCTGACTCAACTCTGTTCGATAACGCGATTTTTTTTCGATAAAAGGCAGTAAAGCTTGTTCTAATTCCCAACCTATCCGCCGCATTTCCTCCATTTCCAGCATTGAAGCTGACCCTTTGATGCTATGGGCAAGGCGATACGCTTCATCCAAACTCTCCCTATCATTTGGATTCTTGTCTAACGCCTTGAAGTGGCGCTGCAATTGCGGTATATATTCACTTACCTCATCCAGGAAGGATAAGACGATTTCGGCTTCGAATTCCATATAGTTTATTATCCCATCGCCTGTGGTGGTTCAACAGGAGTTTTGTTTGCACCCACCTCATCAAATATGGAATCGAAGAAGTCAGATTCATCGGTAAGCAAAGAAGAAAGGTCTATATCACCATTGTCGTTGAGATGAGAGAATCCTGCTGGATTGGAAATTTCGAGCGGTTTCCCGTTAGTTTGCGCGACTGGTACTAGCGGTGGCGCGAAAGTAGGGGCGGGTAATTCGTCCTGAGTTTGTGCGTGTGGTGCGTAAAGATTTAAAGCATCAAAGGTAGGGGTATCTTCGGTAACTTTAAAGGCGGCAACAGAAGAGCGCAATTCCTGCGCGGTTTTCTCAACCATCTTCACTACTTCACCGGATTGGTGGCGCAAAGCGACTGCTTCTTGGGTGAGGCTGGAAATTTCGTTCATGCTTCGGGCAATATCATTGGAAGTACCGGCTTGTTGCACCGAGCTTTCCGAAATTGCAAAGCTCAAATTTGCCAGTTTACCTACTACTTCTTCAATCGCGATTAACGCTTTACCGGCTTCGTCCGCAATTCTAGAACCTTCTACTACTTCTGAAGTGCCTTCTTCCATTGCGACTACTGCGGCGGCAGTATCATCCTGAATGGATTTGACCAAGTGCGCAATTTCGCGGGCAGCGTTTGAACTACGCTGTGCCAAGCGGCGCACCTCTTCAGTGACCATAGAGAAGCCTTTCCCCTGTTCACCGGCGGTAGCAGCTTGGATAGCAGCGTTCAAAGCCAACATATTAGTTTGATCGGCTATGTCGTCAATTAATTTTACAATTTCACCGATTTGCTGAGAACTCTCACCTAGACGTTTGATTTTCTTAGCGGTTTCCTGCACGTTATTCCGAATACGGTTCATACTGCTAATAGTGCGTGTAACCGCTTCTTCGCCATATCCGGCATTAGCACGGGCTTCCTGCGCTACTTTTGCCGCATCATTGGCGGCTGCCGATACGCGCTGAATGGCGATGTTCATTTCATTGACGTTACCGGAAACGCTCATAACCCGGTTTGCTTGTCGGTCTGATACTCGATCAAGTCTTTGCGCATTTTCTACCATCAAGTTTACATAATCGTTGGTTTGACTGTTAGCGCGTTGGATGTTGATAATGGTTTTGCGCAATTCTTCAATCATCAGGTTGAAGGAGTCGGCAATTGCCCCGGTCATATCGGCGGTTACTTCGGCTTGAACCGTCAAGTCACCTTCTGCTACTGTGCTGATTTCTTCCAGCAAGCGGGTAATTTGTGATTGAAGTTGTTCTTTTTCCTCGCGGCTTTGAATCAGCGTCAGGGTGTTGTCAAACATCGCGTTAAGGGTAATGCTCAATTGCCCCAATTCATCTTGGTTGGTTACCGGCACACGGGCATCAAAATCGCCTATACCGATGCGTCCCAAAACTCGAATAATGCGACGGATTGGTTGGGTTAGCGTGTTAGCCAGAAAAAATGCGACGATAAGCAACAGAACCACTGCAATAATACCGAGAATAATTGAGGTGTTGGTAATATTATTGGCAGCAGCGGCGAAAGTGGAGTTTGGTACAAGTACGTAGTAACTCCATTGTTTTGAGCTAGTGCGCCCGTAAGCACCTTGATAATCGGCATTATTAAGCTTTATTTCAAAAAAGCGATTATTGGTATCAAAATTCTGGCTTTGTGACCTATCGAAAATCCCCTGAATAGTGTCTTGTTTATTGGCAAAATTGAAATCTTTGGGGAAACGGTTAGTGGCGAGAAGTTCCTGTGCGCTACCAGTACCACTGGCAGGAATAGCATAAAGGACAGAAAAGAGATACTTGGAATTGCCTAAGGCATCATCGGTTGAACGACTATCCGCAATACGTACTCCGCTACTATCTACTAGCATTGCAAAGCTACCCGGTCCGGCGGCTTCTTTATCGGCATTTACAATTTGCCAAATATCGTTAAGTGGTATTCGGGCAGCTACTATTCCAATTATCTGAGATGAGGCATCATGGACTGGGGCAGCAAAGGTAATGACTGCGTCTACTGTGCCACTTTTCTCATTGAAGTGTACGATTTGAGGGTCAGTAATAACTACTGTTTTTTTCTTACTAATAATATCTTGAAAGTAAGTCTGGTCGGAGATGTTGTTTGATTCCCCCGCACGCAAACCGCCTTCAGGTTCGGAGGTGATTTCGATTTGTCCAGTGGGGTTCGCCAATACCAGATAAGTATCCTGACCCATTAAAGGTGCGCGAGTTCTAATCAAGGTTACGGTATCACGCTGATCGCGGTTGTTCGGACCTAGCGCACTGCGGTCGGTTTGCGCAGTCTTCATAAAGTTAACGAGCGCATCGTTGATGGCTATTTGATCCATATCCCGCGCCCGTTCGAATAAATAATCGCTGACTGCATTGGTAGTATTACGACTAAGGTTTGAAAGGTTTCTTTGCGCTTCCTGTAAAAGACCTTGTCTTGCTTGTTGCTGGTTAATTATAGAAACCGGAATGAGGGCAGCAAGCGCAATAATGATGAAGGCAGCCAATAGCTTATAGAAGATAGACCAATCTTGAACACGAAATAACTTTTGCATTAATCTATATCTCCTTTGAGTCTGCCTAGAAAGGGAGACTAAGTTGCTGCACTCACTCGCTGTAAGGTCGGAGCAGTAATCAGGTTTTGAGCGTTTATCAGGGCTATTGTTGTATTGGTTTCTTGATCAGTATAGAACCCACTTAAAAAATCCCCAATTTTCCCATAGCTGTCTTTTACGGCTTGGGTTACAGGTAGGATTTGCTCAGGCTCTACAAATAGAATCCCATTTATATCTTCTACCAGTAATGCAGTTGACAGGTTATTAGCATACACCACTAGCAAGCGTGGTACTGCTCTACCAATAACAAAATCAATGGAAGAAAGGTTTGACGTATAACCGGTCTCAAGTTCGAGATATATTTTGAGGTTTACCACTGAAGTTATTACCCCACGTAGGCTGATAATACCTTCCAGCCAATCTGCGGTATTGGGGACGGGTGCGAGCGCTTCAGGATTAAACCTCAATACTTCCTGAAGCTGATTTATAGGCACACCATATTTATTACCGGCAAGGGTAAACAGCAAATATTGCACCGGCGCTGGTCCGGTTTCTTTGTATGAAAAACTTTCAGGGGAAGTGATACTGGTATCACCCATCTGGAAAGGATTTGTCATAGAACAAAACCCACATGTATATTTAGGATAACCGATAAAGGAAAGATTTATAGCAAGCGTTTAACTATTGCTACCAGTTCTTCACCTTTAAATGGTTTGGTTATATATTCGTTAGCGCCCTGTTTCATGCCCCAGAATTTATCACTTGCTTCACTTTTGGTGGTAAGCATTATAACTGGCAACTTTTCTTTCCCAAGGCGAGTACGAATCTCGCGACAAACCTGATAGCCGTTTTTTTTTGGCATTACTACATCTAGCACTACCAGATCGGGATTCTCTTTGACAATCTTATCAAGCGCATCATCTCCGTCCACAGCGGTAACGATATAATATCCCGCTTGTTGAAGCGGCAAACTCATCAAAGTACGCTCTGTGGGACTGTCATCAACTACTAATATTTTGTGCGGCATTCCGTTGTTTCCTCGCTAGTGTTATATGCGCCTAACAACGTCTTGCAGGAAAATTTCGTACATCTCTTGGGATTCAAAACGAACTGTTTCCCGACGGACGAAACCTACATAAGACTGGAAGCAACTGCGTATTACGGTACGCAAGGCTTTTGCGGCTTCCCGATAGAACTCTGAAGAGGCTCTTTCGCCTTCTCTTGAATAAACTTCATATCCCCGTAATAATTTTACTAGATTAATACGTCCGTTAGGGATGTCTATACTCAACATAAAATTGATGTAAGGAGCAAATTCATTTTGAAGGCCATGATTAATCATCTCTAGAACAACGCGCCGCCCATTGGCGCTCTCGGACAATGATAATACATCATTGACGAAACCTGCCAATAGTAAAAGGGCGGTATGCATTTCCACCCGTTCTTTCTTTTGTGCTTGTGTCCAAGTTGACTCCATCCGTGAAATAGCGGTAATCAAGCGCAATTGCCGCTCATCATCGTCTAGAGGCATAACCTGTTCGTGCATCGGCACATTGACAGCCAAAGGTTCAAAAGTTGGCTGTAACGGAGGTTGGGGAATCGGCGTATATTGAGTTGGTTCAGGTGGCGTCATAGTAGGCGCTGGCGGTACATTTATGGCAAATTTCTCAGTATGATTTGCTGTTGGTGCCCGCAATACAGTTTCAAGCGTAAGACCGGGTTCACTGATCGGTACAGTAGTATGCAAATCAAGATAGGCTTGTGGTTCGTTCAGAAACCGCTGGAGTAATTGCCCATCATTGGAGATTCGCGGGAAATTATCAGTCCAAAGCCCCATAATCGACCCTTCATAGAGCGGAATATAGGCGGTTTCTCCGGCTAACAGGCTGGACTTGCCATCAGACCCTATTGCTTTTGGCGACACATTGATTCTTACACAACCGGTATGATTCTCTTCGCCGAGCATTCGTAGCAATTCCTTGAAGCGCACGATGCGAACTTCAAGATGCGAATAGCGGGTAGGTGGAGTCAATAGTGCAATCGAGGCGCGCATTAATTCCATGCTTATTTCATAGAACCAATAAAAGCGAGCTGTACCACTGCCCTTTTGCTCAATGACCGCCCGGAAAGCTTTCTCACCGTCATGCATAATTGGGCCGGTCTGACCCCTCGCGTGGTAAAAGGCGTGGATAAAACGCCCATGGTACATTGCGATACCCACTGCCGGCAATCCATCAACTTCGGGCCCACCCAATACATAGCCGGTGAAGCCAATGCTGGCAAGACTTATCAACTCGCCTTCCAATTGAGGTCCGGTAGCTACCAGCGAATTGGACATTTGCTCGCCAAGGGGCAGACAAATATAGCGGGTACGGTAGAGACCATTTGAAGGGGGTTCATGGGCAAGCTGATTATCATCGGTGAGGGTAGGCGGCAGTTCAAATAATTCGGGGTTATTTTGGTTTATACCATTGCCAGAAGGGGGAGTTTTAAACTCTCTACTTGCTGAAACCTTAGACGCTTGTTCGTCGCTTGTTCCTAAATCTTTCAGGTCGAATGGAACCAAATCAGCCATGTAGTTGCCTGTTTCCAAATTAGGTAACGCGACTGAAATTGGCACTGACTGAGGTATTGCCGGCAATGACCCGGTTTGAGGTCGTCCCCCTCGGTTTGGGGCTTTGGCAAGGATTAAATCTATATCATCGTTGATACTGGCTTGGGCAGGAATTATTCCTTCAGTGAAGATATAAGTACCATTTCTCCAGTTCAATAGCTCACGGACAGCATCAATACCATTGATATCACCCCATTTGGCATGATAAAGCTGCCCAAAGAGGTAATATAGGTTAATTTTCTCATTTTGACGCTGGAAACCTAACTCACCGCTCAGCTTTTCTTTCTCAGCGGTACGTAGTAGGGTCGGCAAGTCTGTTTTATCAATTCGCCCGTTTAATATGGTACTTGAAGCCATCCAGTGTTCTTAACCTCCCGGTCTAACTGCCGGTGTGTTTCCGAACAACCGCCAGTAGTTCTTTGGGTTCGAAAGGTTTGGTAATATATTGGGTTGATCCCGCTATTTTACCACGCATTTTATCAAAGAAACCATCTTTGCTGGTTAGCATAATAACCGGCAGATTCCGATATCGACTCTTGATTATTTTGCAAACTTGGTAACCGTCCATTACCGGTAACATCACATCCAGCAGCACTAGATCAGGCGGTTCATCTGTGATACTGGCGAGAGCTTTCATTGCGCTTTCACAGGTGTTTACCCGGTAGCCTTCTCTCTTGAGTGTAATTTCAACAATTTTGCGAATAGTGGGGCTATCGTCTACCACCAGTACTAGTTTGCTCTTGATCACTCAACTCACTCTTTCAGAAACCTGTCTATTCCATTCTCTCGCCAGACTCGCAAGGTTTCTTTATCCTTCGGGTCGATGCGCACCCCGATGGCATTTACCGGGTACGAATGCCGTTTCTGAATATCTTCCCAATTGCGTTTAATTCTTGGGTCAAGGTCTTTCTTGTTCTTGTCATCATTTGCCATTTCAACCACTCCGTGTTACAGAGTAAAACTTGTTTGATAATTTTATTACATAAAACTGCTATACCCTAAATTTATCAGAAAAACCCACAAAAAAGTTTTACCAGTCGGAATGAAAATAATTCATTACATTTTAACACATAAGACAAGATTGATTACAATTGTAATCTTTACAAGCCCAACAAGCTAAGTACATAATCTTGTTCTAACTCGTCAATTGCACCGACAGCCGCTAAAGCTATATTACCGGGCTGAAATATATCACTAGCCATTGCGGTTATGCTTTCGGTGGAAACTGCCCGAATTTCTGTAACCAATTCGTCTAACTGAATATGTCGTCCGAAATATAATTCCTGTGTGCTTAACTGGCTCATTCGAGAATTGCTCGACTCAGCCCCCAGTAAGATTTCTCCGCGAAGCCGTTCTTTTGCCCGCCATATTTCTTCTTCACTAACCGATTCAGTACACAAGCTTTGCAAAGTTTCAACTATATGGTATAGCACCGGTATGAAGTTCGGCGGTGTAGTGAAACCTTCTACCAGTAACATACCTGCTTCACAATAGGGATGGTAGCTGCTACCGATATCATAAACCAGCGCGCGTTCATCCCGGATTTGCCGGTACAAGCGCGAACTCATTCCTGCTCCTAACAGGCTATTCAATACATAGGCGCTATACCTGTTTTCGGAGGTATAGTGTGGCGCAGGTGCGCCTAAGGCAAAGTAGATATGGGCGGAGTCCCGTTTTTTTACCTCTAAACCAGCTTGAAAATCGACTATATTACCCCTATTTTCGGCGTGGAGTACCCGGCTGGTAGGTAACGCCCATAATGCATCGTTTGTTTGCGCTACAAAGTCTTCATGTTCTAGGTTGCCCGCCGCTGCGACAATTATTCTATCTGCACCATAGTAGTCGAGATAAAAATCTATGATGTTATTACGATTCAGGCAAGCAACTGAATCTCTATTACCGTAAATATTTGACCCAAGCGGGTGATTATTCCAAGCAATATTTTTGAGAAGCTGTTGCGCCAATTTTTCAGGACGCTCATCTCCAGCTTCCAACTCCTGAATAATGACTTCCTGCTCTCGTTTAATGCTTTCATCCTCGAATACCGAGTGGAGTAGCAGGTCACCGAAAATATCAAGCGCAAAAGTTCGGTAATCATCCAAAACCGCTGCAAACAGACAAGTATAATCTCTTGTGGTAAAGGCTCCGAGTTGACCGCCTGCAAGGTCTATCATCCGCGCTAGAGTAGCGGCATCCCTAGTCGAAGTACCTCTGAAAAGCAGGTGTTCGATACAATGGGCAATGCCGTTTTCTTCCGCTTTTTCGTGCCGTGACCCTACTTCCAGCAAAATACCAATGGTAAGGCTGTGAACGTCCGGCATTTTCTCGGTGACAACTCTAACCCCGTTATTTAGGACGCTTTTTTGATACACTAATTTATTTATATGCTTGGCAATTGTCAGGTAGAAAGAACCGAGCGCTTGAAATGTTCTATCAGAACAAACTTTTGTTACTTTACAATAAACGAAATTGAACTAGGCTATTTTAACCAAACCCTAAATAAAGGTCAATACATATCGGTGATTATGCAGGGCTTTTTAGTGTTTAGTTCAAACTTTTCATGAATGATAAAGCAAATGCCTCAAAGCTGGTAGCAATTTCCAAACAAACGCATAAGCCTCGCTCGTCAGCGTCAGCCTAAGAAGCTTTTCCGAAGAAGAAATACGCCGTTACTATGAGGTAGTGTGGCAGTCCAAAAGTTTCTCAGCTATTGTGTTGGTCAAAACGCTGCTTTATACCGGAGTACGGGTAAGTGCATTGGTAAATCTTAAACTAAGGGAGGTAGATTTGGAACGTTGCCAAATACGTATAAATCAGGGTAAGGGTGGGAGTGATCGGGTAGTGCCCTTCCCCACCTCTAACACTGCTCAGGCTAAGCCAACTCCTCCGCTTGCCCAACTTTTAGCTAATAGCGCTGCCTGACTTTGTGAAATATTTATGCAATTCTTAAGTTATTACTCAAAAATATACTCATGAAAATCAATCAGGGGGGTATAGCCCACTTTCATATAGATGCTGTTTGAGATAGGGTTTGAGAGATCGGTAAATAGGCAGGTGAATTGATAACCGGTATCGAGCAAATACTGGCTCAATGCTGCTACACAATTGGAGGCATAGCCTCTACCTCGATATTCAGGTGGCGTATAAACCGGGGCGAGGCAGCAACCATGTCTGGTAGTGCGGGCTTTTACTGCCAACGAAACTACCTTTCCAGCATCTTCCCATAGAAATATGTCTCCATTAACCAAGCGTGCCTTACCTATGTCTCTGGCATCAGAGGCAGCATTGTCAGGTAACGCCTCACGTTGGAAATCGTGGTACCATTGACTTACCAGTTCGGTATCATCCAAACTTGCCGGACGAAAATGACCGGACACAGAGGGCGGTGGAATTACTTGCTTGAGGGTATAAATACGTTCACGCATACCATCACGATATTTTCTACCTGAAACACTTGCCCATATTCTGGCAAATTCCAGCGATAAAGCGGGTTTTGACAATACTCGTGGCACTTGCCAACCATTTTGGTATAAATCTAGCGCCAGCATTTGTAGAGCCGAATCAGGGTTTTCCCGCTCGCTGAAAAGCAGTAGCGGAAAAGGAGGAGTCATAGTTGCTGCCAGTTCCACCTTTTCATTATCGGCAACTGTCGCCAGATATGGCGGGTTCTTGTAGGCAAGATGGTTAGCTTGCAAGCGCAAGGCAACACCCAACATCAGGTTATTTTCTTCTTCCCGACGTTCCAATATAGTCTGCATCATTTCCAGAAATTCTACGGCAGAAGAATAGGTTTTTAGGTTCAAATCATTCATCCGACGCTCCTAGAAGTTACTCAGAAATTAAATTTATCATTATATTTGTCTAAAGGTGATTTCATAGAACCCTTGCCGGGCAAGCTCTTTTCACTTGAACCACCCCCGCGCAAAGCTGCCCTGAAAAATTGCCACAGAATTACGCCTGCCACTACGCACCACACCCCCGCCCAAATAAACGCCGGAATATGGGTGGCAGATTCCAGACCGCGAGCATCGTTAAAACCGCCCCATGGACTAAAACTGGCTGTAAAGACGTTCAGGAGGTCAAATAAAGCGTAAAGGACGCTCAGAAGCGCTAGAGTGTAACAAATAAAAGCCGACACCACATCCGGTGCTTTAAAAGCCACCAGCCATAACAAACCCACTAGCATTATTACTATTAACAACGCCCAAAAATCGCGGAAAATTATAATATCAAAAGGATTGCCGTTGCGAATGGCACGCAACAAACCTGCAACCAACAAAACAACCACGATGCCGATAGCCATAAACAAAAGTGCATCGCGCCTACCCTTCGCATTCTTGGCTACCAGTAGCATAACCCCGCCAAAAATAGTGCTACCGAGATATCCCGCAGAATAAACCAATAGCGAGAAACCGCCGGCGAAGTACACCACTCCACTGCCATTGACATTGACATCAAAGCCTTGCACCGTACCGCCAGTAAGGATAACGGTGATAGCATGGCTCAACTCATGTACAGTGGTGGTCATCATGCGAAATGGGAATAATAGGGGTGTCCACCACAGCGTAACTACTACTATTGTTGCCAACCCCATCCCGATTACAAAGTTTTTGTCCAGCGAATTAACCGTATTGCTCTTAAAAATATTCTTGATTCCGCCGCCAGCCATATAAACACCTCGCCTACTAAGTTTTTTAAGATAAACAACTTAACGCAAAATTTACGAAGAGTGGCTGCACTTAGTTTCGTA contains:
- a CDS encoding methyl-accepting chemotaxis protein, producing MQKLFRVQDWSIFYKLLAAFIIIALAALIPVSIINQQQARQGLLQEAQRNLSNLSRNTTNAVSDYLFERARDMDQIAINDALVNFMKTAQTDRSALGPNNRDQRDTVTLIRTRAPLMGQDTYLVLANPTGQIEITSEPEGGLRAGESNNISDQTYFQDIISKKKTVVITDPQIVHFNEKSGTVDAVITFAAPVHDASSQIIGIVAARIPLNDIWQIVNADKEAAGPGSFAMLVDSSGVRIADSRSTDDALGNSKYLFSVLYAIPASGTGSAQELLATNRFPKDFNFANKQDTIQGIFDRSQSQNFDTNNRFFEIKLNNADYQGAYGRTSSKQWSYYVLVPNSTFAAAANNITNTSIILGIIAVVLLLIVAFFLANTLTQPIRRIIRVLGRIGIGDFDARVPVTNQDELGQLSITLNAMFDNTLTLIQSREEKEQLQSQITRLLEEISTVAEGDLTVQAEVTADMTGAIADSFNLMIEELRKTIINIQRANSQTNDYVNLMVENAQRLDRVSDRQANRVMSVSGNVNEMNIAIQRVSAAANDAAKVAQEARANAGYGEEAVTRTISSMNRIRNNVQETAKKIKRLGESSQQIGEIVKLIDDIADQTNMLALNAAIQAATAGEQGKGFSMVTEEVRRLAQRSSNAAREIAHLVKSIQDDTAAAVVAMEEGTSEVVEGSRIADEAGKALIAIEEVVGKLANLSFAISESSVQQAGTSNDIARSMNEISSLTQEAVALRHQSGEVVKMVEKTAQELRSSVAAFKVTEDTPTFDALNLYAPHAQTQDELPAPTFAPPLVPVAQTNGKPLEISNPAGFSHLNDNGDIDLSSLLTDESDFFDSIFDEVGANKTPVEPPQAMG
- a CDS encoding Hpt domain-containing protein: MEFEAEIVLSFLDEVSEYIPQLQRHFKALDKNPNDRESLDEAYRLAHSIKGSASMLEMEEMRRIGWELEQALLPFIEKKSRYRTELSQQMLSRVQNLANLIDSKRQELSSETPEPTPASASAPLEWDVFDEMPTFSPTWEPPITPASPPLTNSSRTRQRETLDDLILEFSQIKDTPEGDNSEPLPDLSNISLGFGFNTEHPKSKHNADPVLQPNSIDWTSSPLYDVIFNDFEENIPVPPPAIADNILPYPTPIYIPSQSSFDVVFEPDQIPMELDELQDEMDRRIRDITSGGYNHTPPHQLDSIPPAWMDNTPESAEDEITSIDDFHEIEEILSANNVEEQVNQLQEQILPHLEGNPNDVVGAMLPSELVVNDDELLVSIDKELASREFNDISHLGEINAVPPLGSEEKLADFHEASQLFTELEAADIEPAPEEKLIGMSFHEVEAVEAALQQLRQGQIGDLGDLSEEDIAALEAMDTTGFGFEPGPIFLAEAQGDIDRISQLTQNFGEQSHIDGTASQLNQTSAMLRKAAEMMGLAKIADQITIIEEISGAVENGNLPTSPEIGEMLRSAVADLNFLLEPHRNAASAFTPTPIPQGDEEIFALEAESELANIQLESEITNSPIARFGNERSTATATPPSGVELDTELAEVFAGEAREHIQNLDLYLGRLEKEPTNREIIREIRRTAHTLKGSAAMVGFTVISQTSHLMEDLLDRLYDGLMEVNKETVELLFVTFNYIDNTARGLERGRPENPATLNELRPRYAAIIGEEEEESKGGAFIFKGAQTQATAEFEIPTLHAVRDEEIAALEVEQTVQPEETRIPVSGPLDVEIEVRVPIKRLNEMLNQVGELVINRTVLEQNSQVYNRVVEELNLSLKRLQRLTRELETRYEVELLKSAGVSTGSATAIPEFSGYGNRFAPDAYGEEFDTLEMDRYTEFHQFSRQMTETVSDLSTMQRDLETLRNDLENLTMQQGRITDDLQDKLVKIRLVPLSTLTPRLYRTARTVAAGEGKEVQFLVSGDTTMVDKTIIEEIGDPLLHLIRNAVDHGIEMPEEREALDKPRQGTVTFTARTEGTQVVIEIRDDGAGIDTEMFLLRGMEKGLLRPDSNPTLSEIYNLMFIPGFSTSVTISEISGRGIGLDVVQANVAALKGIIEVESERGVGTVFTIRLPSTLTITRAILVKSGGYTYAIPVGIIERTTRIDAGTIELMASKPYFHPEDENSSLPLINMRELLHLPNRLRNHDFEEDSNTSRTDRPLLILAGLDRYALEVDELVGQQEVVIKDLGTHLKTVQGILGSTILGNGQVVLILNIFELLVMSGLRGGSYVSGFVSTPKAKPPESVTAAHEMRRGTTGRLRMPGVQPQDVFKQRRSPMIQVVDDSLSVRKVLSSMLEKSGFRVRTSKDGQEALEALQQLSAPDLIIMDIEMPRMDGYELTHLLKSSPLYRNIPVVMLTSRGGIKHRQKAEDMGADGFLVKPYQEEELLQMVSVLLTRAH
- a CDS encoding chemotaxis protein CheW; translated protein: MTNPFQMGDTSITSPESFSYKETGPAPVQYLLFTLAGNKYGVPINQLQEVLRFNPEALAPVPNTADWLEGIISLRGVITSVVNLKIYLELETGYTSNLSSIDFVIGRAVPRLLVVYANNLSTALLVEDINGILFVEPEQILPVTQAVKDSYGKIGDFLSGFYTDQETNTTIALINAQNLITAPTLQRVSAAT